Proteins from a genomic interval of Maylandia zebra isolate NMK-2024a linkage group LG15, Mzebra_GT3a, whole genome shotgun sequence:
- the LOC101471427 gene encoding uncharacterized protein LOC101471427 — translation MKVPQDDDISQTERELTSPPSPKRSRPECRVMNDHSGLSKFDFPELLTFRKTNHFPSSASTLQKTEGLISTFECLEDEKSQERPQDTKSDVSPNTEVTSYNKSTHVESSKVCFIPTESYLLLGKEEQLPVTETDKLSFYQSDDTDGSLGGSATIASTNTSSHSDGRLPGTSIKDQTPGGCSPSTGNEKYGRQVQKNVNEMQTRNEEVRCQPNCTNKESVCDVGYCSTRSQFAEVVETTQKRTEPEFNEYIVFTKEESESKRSSSDYADSKPLCSDPVEEPSGNLVEAGKKEKNDSGLQFCEKENVSVCDGKTEGQVNKKALILFAAVCGEGSILSHDVMLERNPANESPNLDVDDLCGEKRADGACKIIAKAQSETADHTTVTTLPARISQEPAEGDNDEGPFHVIDPAICSETDREAEENCCNSASAAGPKLSPSVEVDKMEMPLPLHSHMRTSEKVSCPDRTECFNNESRTWHQEGANDDFCQAGLQSSSVTTNETHKTFTECDCQWKSRFSRSPTKPLPPGDHAIQGSHGSMGHEFKEQSRSSCFSVRLDPLETSEVEHSQREIDSVDMTAVIKESKEICFVKELEMNDYMNPKRTVELEEKPLLQNGQHKDNTTELLTCDCKAECSEGEAHEWDSELKLTETEQRSKLERLSDQPFSADISMTEVGDEMKTDGPENSATLVQSEDYVQQQNDHKADVTQLSSGDGADEWTEWSTLPLGSEDGQEHKLSCVSDCQDKAENKADFSAFSLPSTSDAVVPCQGNLSHSQKAHSNPTSINCIDRFSPLPSALCNLVPEGFDTFEKIQLSLDDDDATGVGNIPVLVSSPGQLLYHFMSVAESNMRERIPEEEECITENMANRLLSSDSACNELPNFILGADAIALEWPEREPNCESVRDSSERIQGELNPELMSPTVSAESDSPASGVNSCAEFEMKNQFDSVLKELNLFFEISRNDFESDCKANFISPEQCTDRTKVLEGSASERTECLTSPDVGRHRGAASDDVAEDHSLDMCEGDPVVSRTAVSSDGEQEVPLSGHLCREAPVAEKHRGAPEQPRRLEPLKTCARPIRVGLSKRAKTKHLHRPRPYK, via the coding sequence ATGAAAGTCCCACAAGATGATGACATCTCACAAACAGAGAGGGAGCTCACGTCACCACCCTCCCCAAAACGATCCAGACCTGAGTGTAGAGTGATGAATGACCACAGTGGGTTAAGCAAGTTCGACTTTCCAGAGCTTTTGACATTTAGGAAAACTAATCATTTCCCATCATCAGCAAGTACCCTGCAGAAAACCGAAGGCCTGATTAGCACATTTGAATGTTTGGAAGATGAGAAATCTCAGGAGCGACCACAAGACACTAAGTCTGACGTCAGTCCTAATACTGAGGTGACTTCATACAATAAGAGTACACACGTGGAATCATCTAAAGTGTGTTTTATTCCCACTGAGAGCTACCTACTCCTGGGGAAAGAGGAGCAGCTTCCAGTTACTGAAACAGACAAActcagcttttaccagtcagaTGATACAGATGGTTCATTAGGAGGGTCTGCCACCATAGCCAGTACTAACACATCCAGTCATTCTGATGGCAGGCTACCAGGGACATCCATTAAAGATCAAACCCCTGGTGGTTGCAGTCCTTCCACTGGAAATGAAAAATATGGGAGACAGGTACAAAAAAATGTCAATGAAATGCAGACGAGAAATGAAGAGgtcagatgtcagcctaattgTACTAATAAAGAGTCAGTCTGTGACGTAGGTTACTGTAGCACAAGGAGCCAATTTGCTGAAGTTGTAGAGACGACTCAGAAGAGGACTGAACCTGAGTTTAATGAGTATATTGTTTTCACTAAGGAAGAGAGTGAGAGTAAGAGATCTTCCAGTGATTATGCAGATTCTAAACCACTCTGTTCAGACCCGGTAGAAGAGCCCTCTGGGAACTTAGTAGAAGctgggaaaaaggaaaaaaatgattcAGGATTACAGTTCTGTGAGAAGGAAAATGTTTCTGTCTGTGATGGGAAAACAGAAGGCCAAGTTAATAAGAAAGCCCTCATCCTTTTTGCTGCTGTATGCGGTGAAGGATCAATTCTTTCTCATGATGTGATGTTAGAAAGAAATCCTGCAAATGAGAGCCCGAATCTCGATGTTGATGACCtctgtggggaaaaaagagcGGATGGTGCTTGCAAGATAATAGCCAAAGCTCAGAGTGAAACAGCTGATCACACAACAGTGACTACGTTGCCGGCTAGAATCAGTCAAGAGCCGGCTGAAGGAGATAATGATGAAGGCCCTTTCCATGTAATTGACCCTGCGATCTGTAGTGAAACTGACAGGGAAGCTGAAGAAAACTGCTGTAACTCAGCAAGCGCCGCAGGTCCCAAATTATCTCCATCAGTAGAAGTCGACAAGATGGAAATGCCTCTTCCACTCCATTCCCACATGAGGACATCAGAAAAGGTTTCATGTCCCGACCGGACAGAGTGCTTTAATAATGAAAGCAGGACATGGCATCAGGAAGGTGCAAACGATGACTTCTGTCAGGCAGGACTACAGTCTTCTTCCGTCACCACCAATGAAACGCACAAGACTTTCACTGAATGTGACTGTCAATGGAAATCCAGGTTCAGCAGGAGCCCTACAAAGCCTCTCCCTCCTGGGGATCATGCAATACAAGGAAGCCACGGTTCCATGGGACACGAGTTCAAAGAGCAGAGTCGCTccagctgtttttctgtcaGGCTTGACCCCCTGGAGACGTCGGAAGTTGAACATTCACAGAGAGAAATTGACAGCGTGGACATGACAGCTGTGataaaagaaagcaaagaaatctGTTTTGTGAAAGAATTGGAGATGAATGACTATATGAACCCGAAGAGGACAGTGGAGTTGGAGGAAAAACCGCTACTGCAGAATGGACAGCACAAGGATAACACAACTGAACTACTTACTTGTGATTGCAAGGCAGAATGCAGCGAGGGTGAAGCACATGAATGGGACAGTGAATTAAAGCTCACTGAAACTGAACAAAGAAGCAAGCTCGAGCGTTTGTCTGACCAACCATTCAGTGCTGATATTTCCATGACAGAAGTTGGAGACGAAATGAAAACTGATGGGCCTGAAAACTCAGCAACACTGGTGCAATCTGAGGATTATGTTCAGCAGCAAAATGACCACAAAGCAGACGTGACTCAACTGTCATCTGGTGATGGCGCTGATGAATGGACAGAGTGGAGCACATTGCCCTTGGGAAGCGAAGATGGACAAGAACACAAGCTTAGTTGTGTCTCTGATTGCCAAGACAAAGCTGAAAATAAAGCTGACTTTTCAGCCTTCAGTTTGCCTTCAACAAGCGATGCAGTCGTACCGTGTCAGGGCAATttaagccattcacagaaggctCACAGTAATCCCACTTCCATAAACTGCATTGACAGATTTTCCCCATTGCCATCTGCTCTCTGTAACCTAGTGCCGGAGGGGTTTGACACTTTCGAAAAGATCCAACTCTCACTAGATGATGATGACGCCACTGGAGTGGGCAACATCCCTGTCCTCGTCAGCTCGCCTGGGCAGCTGCTATACCACTTTATGTCAGTGGCAGAAAGCAACATGCGTGAGAGGATACCAGAAGAGGAGGAGTGTATCACTGAGAACATGGCAAACAGGCTTCTTAGCAGCGATTCTGCCTGTAATGAACTCCCAAACTTCATCTTAGGAGCAGATGCCATTGCTCTCGAATGGCCCGAGCGAGAGCCTAACTGTGAATCGGTCCGTGATTCCTCTGAGCGCATTCAGGGTGAATTAAACCCAGAGTTAATGTCCCCTACTGTTTCCGCTGAGAGTGACAGCCCTGCCTCTGGTGTGAACAGCTGTGCTGAGTTTGAAATGAAAAACCAGTTCGACTCGGTCTTGAAAGAGCTGAATTTGTTTTTTGAGATCAGTAGAAATGACTTTGAAAGCGACTGCAAAGCAAACTTCATCTCGCCTGAGCAGTGCACTGACAGAACTAAAGTCTTGGAAGGCAGCGCTTCAGAACGGACAGAGTGTCTCACCAGTCCAGACGTGGGACGCCACAGAGGCGCTGCATCAG